One Rhododendron vialii isolate Sample 1 chromosome 2a, ASM3025357v1 genomic region harbors:
- the LOC131317682 gene encoding uncharacterized protein LOC131317682 isoform X1: protein MEQHDSVQLTHNGEGIDDTFVDRVLSQDSFDEFSVWGDREVIPRVGDQYQVEIPQLMTESEYLLYSKDPFEEGCVDFVPCDFLIGLPIPITRINTEVRSMKQKGKKFLGDPNGKLNKNRHSEAHSSKATGLTLKVEDSNHSADSGDSNNLTLEREMKRQMHQKYGGEGYCLVPGSCGSSWSDIEEASFLLGLYIFGKNLVQVRRFIDTKTMGDILSHYYGKFYKSDEYLRWSDCRKLRSKRCAYGPRIFTGLRQQELLSRLCLHVSEACQNTMLEVSKKFGEGKVSLEKYVSTLKSTVGVKSLVEAVGIGKRKRDLTRIALETSKYNRVNPTHPEVPIGKVWSSLSPSEITKFLTGDSRLSKARSSDLFWEAIWPRLLARGWHSEQPRDTEAGYIDSLVFLMPGVKKFSRKRLEKGNHYFDCVADVLKRVASDPSLLELDTDADERNGNNETIERSLDTKLERPSYLKARTPNRNSDLVKLTVVDTSLKNGKLFKVRELKTSPFEVTKKTASRSHYEEHNTMFFDQKDINGSNLKNMSSAIGDLPTEKYLEMGNSDRGVPIKTSFFVNACIKSSKACKSSGDACKSSGDDKPRKPLKCGRRVKESSLSFLVPLTKRRRKLLPGTQSELSHCLLSSSVSLSLGQEKNCSSEKSLYGLDSTQEQVSSTISSRGSATEAHDGVFCPNEKTESPTLIDLNLPQVSPYSETAEGSVVELRNGGDDQSSEIPQNSSAPVPSADLTGNFRRQGTRNRPPTARALEALANGFLTTNRRRKHKESFSRKTSTATPQVYKNEQDMLGEMVVNGNFGTGTVAS from the exons ATGGAg CAGCATGATTCAGTTCAACTGACTCACAATGGGGAAGGCATAGATGACACATTTGTGGATCGGGTACTTTCTCAAGATTCCTTTGATGAGTTCAGTGTCTGGGGAGATCGAGAGGTGATTCCTAGAGTTGGAGATCAGTACCAGGTTGAAATTCCTCAGCTAATGACAGAATCTGAGTATCTTTTGTATTCAAAAGACCCATTTGAGGAAGGATGTGTGGATTTTGTTCCCTGTGATTTTCTAATTGGTTTGCCCATTCCAATCACACGGATCAATACAGAGGTAAGGTCTATGaaacaaaaagggaagaaatTTCTTGGTGACCCTAATggcaaattgaacaaaaatcgGCACTCTGAAGCCCACAGCAGCAAGGCAACTGGTCTTACCTTAAAAGTTGAAGATTCCAATCATAGTGCTGATTCAGGAGATTCAAATAACTTAACTTTGGAACGGGAAATGAAGAGACAAATGCATCAGAAATACGGAGGTGAAGGATACTGTTTAGTCCCGGGCTCCTGTGGTAGTTCATGGAGTGATATTGAAGAGGCAAGTTTCCTCCTTGGTTTATATATCTTTGGGAAAAACCTTGTTCAAGTGAGGAGATTTATTGACACTAAGACTATGGGGGATATACTCTCACATTACTATGGTAAGTTTTACAAGTCTGATGAATACCTTAGATGGTCAGATTGCCGAAAGTTGAGGAGCAAAAGGTGTGCTTATGGGCCAAGAATTTTCACTGGATTGAGGCAACAAGAACTGTTGTCTCGATTGTGTCTCCATGTGTCAGAAGCATGCCAAAATACTATGTTGGAG GTTTCCAAGAAATTCGGAGAGGGAAAAGTATCACTAGAGAAATACGTCTCGACTTTAAAATCCACTGTTGGAGTGAAGAGTCTTGTGGAGGCAGTGGGAATTGGTAAAAGGAAGCGAGATCTAACAAGAATTGCCTTGGAGACGTCAAAGTACAACCGTGTCAATCCTACCCACCCAGAGGTACCAATTGGAAAAGTATGGTCTTCTCTTTCACCTAGTGAAATCACCAAGTTTCTGACAGGTGATTCTCGGTTAAGTAAAGCTCGGTCAAGTGATTTATTTTGGGAAGCCATTTGGCCCCGTTTGCTAGCAAGAGGTTGGCACTCAGAGCAACCTAGGGATACTGAGGCTGGTTACATAGACTCTTTGGTCTTTCTTATGCCCGGTGTTAAAAAGTTTTCAAGAAAGAGATTAGAAAAGGGAAACCACTATTTTGATTGTGTTGCTGATGTTTTGAAAAGAGTTGCTTCAGATCCTTCTCTTCTTGAGCTTGACACCGATGCAGATGAAAGAAACGGAAATAATGAAACAATAGAAAGAAGTCTTGATACAAAATTGGAACGACCATCTTATCTTAAGGCTCGAACTCCAAATCGCAATTCAGATCTCGTGAAGTTAACTGTTGTGGATACAAGCCTAAAGAATGGGAAGTTGTTTAAGGTGAGGGAATTGAAAACCTCCCCATTTGAAGTCACAAAAAAGACCGCCTCTAGAAGTCATTATGAGGAGCACAATACCATGTTCTTTGATCAAAAGGAtatcaatggttcaaatttaaAGAATATGTCATCTGCTATTGGTGATTTGCCCACTGAGAAATATCTTGAAATGGGCAATTCAGACCGAGGGGTTCCGATTAAAACTTCATTTTTCGTCAATGCATGCATAAAAAGCTCTAAGGCCTGCAAAAGTTCCGGTGATGCCTGCAAAAGTTCCGGTGATGACAAGCCAAGAAAGCCTCTAAAGTGTGGCCGGAGGGTGAAGGAAAGCAGTTTGAGCTTCTTAGTCCCATTAACAAAACGGCGTAGGAAATTATTGCCTGGTACTCAGTCTGAGTTAAGCCATTGCTTGCTCAGTTCCTCAGTGAGCCTTAGTTTGGGACAAGAGAAGAATTGTTCAAGTGAGAAAAGCCTCTATGGGTTGGATTCAACTCAAGAACAGGTCTCATCCACCATCTCTTCAAGGGGCAGTGCTACTGAGGCACATGATGGCGTTTTCTGTCCTAATGAGAAAACTGAATCCCCCACACTGATTGACCTGAACTTACCTCAGGTTTCGCCATATTCGGAAACTGCTGAAGGCTCCGTAGTGGAGTTGAGGAATGGTGGAGATGACCAATCTTCCGAAATTCCACAAAATTCTAGTGCACCAGTACCCTCTGCTGATTTGACTGGTAATTTCAGAAGGCAAGGCACAAGGAATAGGCCACCAACAGCGAGAGCATTAGAAGCCCTTGCAAATGGGTTTTTAACCACCAATCGGAGGAGGAAGCATAAAGAATCCTTTTCTAGGAAAACCTCAACGGCCACACCTCAAGTTTATAAAAATGAGCAAGACATGCTTGGTGAAATGGTGGTTAATGGGAATTTTGGTACTGGTACCGTGGCTTCGTGA
- the LOC131317682 gene encoding uncharacterized protein LOC131317682 isoform X2, with protein sequence MEHDSVQLTHNGEGIDDTFVDRVLSQDSFDEFSVWGDREVIPRVGDQYQVEIPQLMTESEYLLYSKDPFEEGCVDFVPCDFLIGLPIPITRINTEVRSMKQKGKKFLGDPNGKLNKNRHSEAHSSKATGLTLKVEDSNHSADSGDSNNLTLEREMKRQMHQKYGGEGYCLVPGSCGSSWSDIEEASFLLGLYIFGKNLVQVRRFIDTKTMGDILSHYYGKFYKSDEYLRWSDCRKLRSKRCAYGPRIFTGLRQQELLSRLCLHVSEACQNTMLEVSKKFGEGKVSLEKYVSTLKSTVGVKSLVEAVGIGKRKRDLTRIALETSKYNRVNPTHPEVPIGKVWSSLSPSEITKFLTGDSRLSKARSSDLFWEAIWPRLLARGWHSEQPRDTEAGYIDSLVFLMPGVKKFSRKRLEKGNHYFDCVADVLKRVASDPSLLELDTDADERNGNNETIERSLDTKLERPSYLKARTPNRNSDLVKLTVVDTSLKNGKLFKVRELKTSPFEVTKKTASRSHYEEHNTMFFDQKDINGSNLKNMSSAIGDLPTEKYLEMGNSDRGVPIKTSFFVNACIKSSKACKSSGDACKSSGDDKPRKPLKCGRRVKESSLSFLVPLTKRRRKLLPGTQSELSHCLLSSSVSLSLGQEKNCSSEKSLYGLDSTQEQVSSTISSRGSATEAHDGVFCPNEKTESPTLIDLNLPQVSPYSETAEGSVVELRNGGDDQSSEIPQNSSAPVPSADLTGNFRRQGTRNRPPTARALEALANGFLTTNRRRKHKESFSRKTSTATPQVYKNEQDMLGEMVVNGNFGTGTVAS encoded by the exons ATGGAg CATGATTCAGTTCAACTGACTCACAATGGGGAAGGCATAGATGACACATTTGTGGATCGGGTACTTTCTCAAGATTCCTTTGATGAGTTCAGTGTCTGGGGAGATCGAGAGGTGATTCCTAGAGTTGGAGATCAGTACCAGGTTGAAATTCCTCAGCTAATGACAGAATCTGAGTATCTTTTGTATTCAAAAGACCCATTTGAGGAAGGATGTGTGGATTTTGTTCCCTGTGATTTTCTAATTGGTTTGCCCATTCCAATCACACGGATCAATACAGAGGTAAGGTCTATGaaacaaaaagggaagaaatTTCTTGGTGACCCTAATggcaaattgaacaaaaatcgGCACTCTGAAGCCCACAGCAGCAAGGCAACTGGTCTTACCTTAAAAGTTGAAGATTCCAATCATAGTGCTGATTCAGGAGATTCAAATAACTTAACTTTGGAACGGGAAATGAAGAGACAAATGCATCAGAAATACGGAGGTGAAGGATACTGTTTAGTCCCGGGCTCCTGTGGTAGTTCATGGAGTGATATTGAAGAGGCAAGTTTCCTCCTTGGTTTATATATCTTTGGGAAAAACCTTGTTCAAGTGAGGAGATTTATTGACACTAAGACTATGGGGGATATACTCTCACATTACTATGGTAAGTTTTACAAGTCTGATGAATACCTTAGATGGTCAGATTGCCGAAAGTTGAGGAGCAAAAGGTGTGCTTATGGGCCAAGAATTTTCACTGGATTGAGGCAACAAGAACTGTTGTCTCGATTGTGTCTCCATGTGTCAGAAGCATGCCAAAATACTATGTTGGAG GTTTCCAAGAAATTCGGAGAGGGAAAAGTATCACTAGAGAAATACGTCTCGACTTTAAAATCCACTGTTGGAGTGAAGAGTCTTGTGGAGGCAGTGGGAATTGGTAAAAGGAAGCGAGATCTAACAAGAATTGCCTTGGAGACGTCAAAGTACAACCGTGTCAATCCTACCCACCCAGAGGTACCAATTGGAAAAGTATGGTCTTCTCTTTCACCTAGTGAAATCACCAAGTTTCTGACAGGTGATTCTCGGTTAAGTAAAGCTCGGTCAAGTGATTTATTTTGGGAAGCCATTTGGCCCCGTTTGCTAGCAAGAGGTTGGCACTCAGAGCAACCTAGGGATACTGAGGCTGGTTACATAGACTCTTTGGTCTTTCTTATGCCCGGTGTTAAAAAGTTTTCAAGAAAGAGATTAGAAAAGGGAAACCACTATTTTGATTGTGTTGCTGATGTTTTGAAAAGAGTTGCTTCAGATCCTTCTCTTCTTGAGCTTGACACCGATGCAGATGAAAGAAACGGAAATAATGAAACAATAGAAAGAAGTCTTGATACAAAATTGGAACGACCATCTTATCTTAAGGCTCGAACTCCAAATCGCAATTCAGATCTCGTGAAGTTAACTGTTGTGGATACAAGCCTAAAGAATGGGAAGTTGTTTAAGGTGAGGGAATTGAAAACCTCCCCATTTGAAGTCACAAAAAAGACCGCCTCTAGAAGTCATTATGAGGAGCACAATACCATGTTCTTTGATCAAAAGGAtatcaatggttcaaatttaaAGAATATGTCATCTGCTATTGGTGATTTGCCCACTGAGAAATATCTTGAAATGGGCAATTCAGACCGAGGGGTTCCGATTAAAACTTCATTTTTCGTCAATGCATGCATAAAAAGCTCTAAGGCCTGCAAAAGTTCCGGTGATGCCTGCAAAAGTTCCGGTGATGACAAGCCAAGAAAGCCTCTAAAGTGTGGCCGGAGGGTGAAGGAAAGCAGTTTGAGCTTCTTAGTCCCATTAACAAAACGGCGTAGGAAATTATTGCCTGGTACTCAGTCTGAGTTAAGCCATTGCTTGCTCAGTTCCTCAGTGAGCCTTAGTTTGGGACAAGAGAAGAATTGTTCAAGTGAGAAAAGCCTCTATGGGTTGGATTCAACTCAAGAACAGGTCTCATCCACCATCTCTTCAAGGGGCAGTGCTACTGAGGCACATGATGGCGTTTTCTGTCCTAATGAGAAAACTGAATCCCCCACACTGATTGACCTGAACTTACCTCAGGTTTCGCCATATTCGGAAACTGCTGAAGGCTCCGTAGTGGAGTTGAGGAATGGTGGAGATGACCAATCTTCCGAAATTCCACAAAATTCTAGTGCACCAGTACCCTCTGCTGATTTGACTGGTAATTTCAGAAGGCAAGGCACAAGGAATAGGCCACCAACAGCGAGAGCATTAGAAGCCCTTGCAAATGGGTTTTTAACCACCAATCGGAGGAGGAAGCATAAAGAATCCTTTTCTAGGAAAACCTCAACGGCCACACCTCAAGTTTATAAAAATGAGCAAGACATGCTTGGTGAAATGGTGGTTAATGGGAATTTTGGTACTGGTACCGTGGCTTCGTGA